A genomic segment from Pseudomonas sp. S09G 359 encodes:
- a CDS encoding ammonium transporter, translated as MENLQSAVDTLVHSSNTLFILIGAVMVLAMHAGFAFLEVGTVRQKNQVNALSKILSDFAISTLAYFFIGYWISYGVSFMQPAAVISADHGYGLVKFFFLLTFAAAIPAIISGGIAERAKFAPQLCATALIVAFIYPFFEGMVWNGNFGLQAWLLATFGASFHDFAGSVVVHAMGGWLALAAVLLLGPRNGRYREGRLVAFAPSSIPFLALGSWILIVGWFGFNVMSAQTLNGVSGLVAVNSLMAMVGGTVAALVIGRNDPGFLHNGPLAGLVAICAGSDLMHPVGALVTGVVAGGLFVWCFIAAQDRWKIDDVLGVWPLHGLCGVWGGIACGIFGQTALGGLGGVSLISQLIGTALGVLVALGGGLLVYGVIKRVHGLRLSQEQEYYGADLSIHKIGAVSQD; from the coding sequence ATGGAAAATTTGCAAAGCGCGGTGGACACCCTTGTCCACAGCTCCAACACCTTGTTCATACTGATCGGTGCAGTCATGGTCCTGGCCATGCACGCCGGCTTCGCGTTCCTGGAAGTCGGTACGGTGCGCCAGAAAAACCAGGTCAACGCGCTGTCGAAAATCCTCAGTGACTTCGCCATCTCCACCCTGGCCTATTTCTTTATAGGCTATTGGATCTCCTACGGTGTGAGCTTCATGCAACCGGCTGCGGTGATCAGCGCCGACCATGGCTATGGCTTGGTGAAATTCTTCTTCCTGCTGACCTTCGCGGCGGCGATTCCGGCGATCATTTCCGGCGGCATTGCCGAGCGTGCAAAGTTTGCGCCCCAGCTGTGCGCCACGGCGTTGATCGTGGCGTTCATCTACCCGTTTTTCGAAGGCATGGTGTGGAACGGCAATTTCGGCCTGCAGGCCTGGCTGCTCGCGACTTTTGGCGCAAGTTTCCATGACTTCGCCGGTTCCGTGGTGGTGCACGCCATGGGCGGCTGGCTGGCGCTGGCGGCGGTGCTGTTGCTGGGCCCGCGCAACGGGCGCTACCGCGAAGGGCGCCTGGTGGCCTTTGCACCGTCGAGCATTCCTTTCCTCGCGTTGGGTTCGTGGATATTGATCGTCGGCTGGTTCGGCTTCAACGTGATGAGCGCCCAGACCCTCAACGGCGTAAGCGGCCTGGTGGCGGTCAACTCGCTGATGGCCATGGTCGGCGGCACCGTTGCTGCGCTGGTGATCGGCCGCAATGACCCGGGCTTCCTGCACAACGGCCCATTGGCCGGGCTGGTGGCGATTTGTGCCGGTTCCGACCTGATGCACCCGGTGGGCGCGCTGGTGACTGGCGTGGTGGCAGGCGGCCTGTTTGTGTGGTGTTTTATCGCCGCCCAGGACCGCTGGAAGATTGATGACGTGTTGGGCGTGTGGCCACTGCATGGCCTGTGCGGCGTGTGGGGCGGCATCGCCTGCGGTATTTTCGGCCAGACCGCGCTGGGCGGATTGGGTGGCGTGAGCCTGATCAGTCAGTTGATCGGCACCGCTCTTGGGGTGCTGGTAGCCCTGGGCGGCGGCCTGCTGGTGTACGGCGTGATCAAGCGCGTGCACGGGCTGCGCCTGAGCCAGGAGCAGGAGTATTACGGTGCGGACCTGTCGATCCACAAGATCGGCGCGGTCAGTCAGGATTGA
- a CDS encoding response regulator: MPSNALRILLVEDHPFQLIATQCLLRSFGFEQLCPAENAEQAIRLMTLAETPFDIILCDQCLPDLPGLELIEIASRRHFIRAAILLSGLPEVELSALQTQAQERGLPLHGCLSKPLNKDEFERLIRSLPTL, encoded by the coding sequence ATGCCCAGCAACGCCCTTCGCATCCTATTGGTGGAGGACCATCCGTTTCAACTGATCGCCACCCAGTGCCTGCTCAGAAGCTTCGGCTTCGAGCAACTGTGCCCGGCTGAAAACGCCGAACAGGCGATCCGCTTGATGACGCTGGCCGAGACCCCCTTCGACATCATCCTGTGCGACCAGTGCCTGCCCGACCTGCCAGGGCTTGAATTGATCGAGATCGCCAGCCGCCGGCACTTTATCCGGGCCGCCATCCTGCTGAGCGGGCTTCCCGAGGTGGAGCTGTCAGCGCTGCAAACCCAAGCACAGGAGCGCGGCCTGCCACTGCACGGGTGCTTATCAAAGCCATTGAACAAAGACGAGTTTGAACGTTTGATCCGCTCACTCCCCACGTTATAA
- a CDS encoding EAL domain-containing protein, translated as MIDGQPLACFQPFIDTATGRIAGVEALGRLRQADGRLQSVGPLFADPRTPGVTLRRLDRQIRDNALSRLHEAPEDWFLSLNISPRWINRLRPGQALPSLKQIHNHGVDPRRIVFEITELGGDIQRLAEVVARYREAGARIAIDDFGAGYSQLDRVLALQPDILKLDMRLFQEAAKGGPSSDVVRALAQMAEKTGCWIIAEGVETEAQLSFALECGSRYVQGYLFAQAQLDWFATDAFVPHFAQLRGAYVQQKLAERGRVMQLRQQLTELMKILQAWAETQAPLSDLPQLQAFPWLLRFYQCDRHGTQLTPNFEWHQDAWQADSRYLGHNWSWRPYFYHLLAEGWEERRLTLSSTYRDATTNQYCLTAGQFFNNGQRLLLIDIDAAGL; from the coding sequence GTGATCGACGGGCAACCGCTCGCCTGCTTCCAACCATTCATCGACACCGCCACCGGGCGCATCGCCGGCGTCGAGGCGTTGGGCCGCCTGCGCCAGGCGGACGGCCGCTTGCAGTCCGTGGGCCCGCTGTTCGCCGACCCGCGCACGCCGGGCGTGACCCTGCGCCGCCTGGACCGGCAGATCCGCGACAACGCGTTGAGCCGCCTGCATGAGGCTCCCGAAGACTGGTTCCTGAGCCTGAATATCTCACCACGCTGGATCAACCGCCTGCGCCCGGGCCAGGCGTTGCCGAGCCTGAAACAGATCCATAACCATGGCGTCGACCCGCGGCGCATCGTGTTCGAGATCACCGAACTGGGCGGCGACATTCAGCGCCTGGCCGAGGTGGTCGCGCGCTATCGCGAGGCCGGTGCGCGCATCGCGATTGATGACTTCGGTGCCGGCTATTCCCAGCTCGATCGGGTGCTGGCGTTGCAGCCGGACATTCTCAAGCTCGACATGCGCTTGTTCCAGGAGGCCGCCAAAGGCGGGCCGAGCAGTGACGTGGTGCGCGCACTGGCACAAATGGCAGAAAAAACCGGCTGCTGGATCATTGCCGAAGGCGTGGAAACCGAGGCCCAGCTGAGCTTCGCCCTGGAATGCGGTTCGCGTTACGTGCAGGGTTATCTGTTTGCCCAGGCGCAGCTCGACTGGTTCGCCACCGATGCCTTCGTGCCGCACTTCGCCCAACTGCGTGGGGCGTATGTGCAGCAGAAACTCGCGGAACGCGGACGCGTCATGCAACTGCGCCAGCAATTGACCGAATTGATGAAAATCCTGCAGGCGTGGGCCGAAACCCAGGCGCCACTGAGTGACTTGCCGCAATTGCAGGCTTTTCCATGGCTGCTGCGCTTTTACCAGTGTGACCGGCACGGCACCCAACTGACGCCCAATTTCGAATGGCACCAGGACGCCTGGCAAGCCGACAGCCGCTACTTGGGCCACAACTGGTCGTGGCGCCCCTACTTTTATCACCTGCTGGCCGAAGGCTGGGAGGAGCGTCGCCTGACGCTGTCCTCCACCTACCGCGATGCCACCACTAACCAGTATTGCCTCACTGCCGGACAATTCTTCAATAACGGTCAGCGCTTGCTGTTAATCGACATCGACGCGGCCGGCTTGTAG
- a CDS encoding response regulator transcription factor: MNTVFIIDDHPVIRLAIRMLLEHEGYEVVGETDNGCDAIQMVRECLPDLIILDISIPKLDGLEVLCRFNAMNTSMKTLVLTAQSPTLFATRCMRSGADGYVCKEGDLSELLSAIRAVLSGYNYFPSQALNSSGVDGVDTKELELFKAVNDRELMVLQLFAQGRTNKEIAKGMFLSNKTVSTYKKRLMQKLQAKSLVELIEMAKRNALV, encoded by the coding sequence ATGAACACAGTTTTTATTATTGACGACCATCCGGTGATAAGGCTTGCCATCCGAATGTTGCTGGAGCACGAAGGCTATGAAGTCGTCGGCGAAACGGATAACGGCTGCGATGCCATACAAATGGTCCGCGAATGCCTGCCGGACCTGATCATCCTGGATATCAGCATTCCGAAACTGGACGGGCTCGAAGTGCTGTGCCGATTCAACGCCATGAATACCTCGATGAAGACCCTGGTGCTGACGGCCCAATCCCCCACGCTGTTTGCCACGCGCTGCATGCGCTCGGGGGCCGATGGCTACGTGTGCAAGGAAGGCGACCTGAGCGAGTTGCTGAGCGCCATCCGCGCCGTGTTGTCTGGTTACAACTATTTCCCCAGCCAGGCGCTGAACAGCAGCGGTGTCGACGGGGTGGATACCAAGGAGCTCGAACTGTTCAAGGCCGTCAACGATCGCGAGTTGATGGTCCTACAACTTTTCGCACAAGGCCGTACCAACAAGGAAATCGCCAAAGGCATGTTCCTGAGTAATAAGACGGTAAGTACTTATAAAAAGAGGCTGATGCAGAAGCTCCAAGCCAAGTCCTTGGTAGAACTTATCGAGATGGCAAAACGGAACGCGCTAGTGTGA
- a CDS encoding YqjD family protein, with protein MARRTAKTAQEILMADFQTLVSDTEKLLDDTKVLAGDQADELRSKIHDSLLKARETLQLTEDSLRERGQAAVTATEDYVQANPWQSVGIAAGVGFLIGLLATRR; from the coding sequence ATGGCCAGAAGAACTGCAAAGACTGCTCAAGAGATACTGATGGCGGATTTTCAAACCCTGGTCAGTGACACCGAAAAGTTGCTGGACGACACCAAGGTGCTCGCTGGCGACCAGGCCGATGAGCTGCGCAGCAAGATCCACGACAGCCTGCTCAAGGCCCGTGAAACCCTGCAACTGACTGAAGATTCCCTGCGCGAACGCGGCCAGGCGGCAGTCACTGCCACCGAAGACTACGTGCAAGCCAACCCATGGCAGTCGGTAGGTATCGCGGCGGGCGTGGGCTTTTTGATCGGTTTGCTGGCTACAAGGCGCTAA
- a CDS encoding transporter substrate-binding domain-containing protein produces the protein MPTCIKDYLILLSAGLCISTAVPATPLTGPEHLNLLSRASAVQLETQLSRSQRLWLQNKRELVLGTAAPDYPPFDLTSSGRDYEGLTADYAGLLAKTLALPVKVLRYTSREAAIRALEAGEIDLLGSSNGFEAANPNLTLSEPYAVDRPVMVTRENETRSLNDGLAGMRLALVYHYLPLADVEKLYPKAIIRAYPSYQNALNAVAFEQADVFLGDTISTHYMINKGYLKNIRMANFGKHEAYGFSFAMHGHQHTLSSIVDAVLGAVPTNERETIAKRWSAGSDILLTDQKLQLTQREERWIRDNPVVKVIVNATFAPLTFFDNDGNFRGITADLLELIRLRTGLRFEIQRGRDVSAIIKEVESGKADIIGAITPSAERDALLSFSRPYLENSYVMLTRKEDQAPTGLEEMGGKRLAITQGNPLKKFLQDNFPTIHLVETGDTFQASELLVLGQVDGAVNTLVVANYLLSSHVFQDKVQISFSIGTTPAAFSLATSRSATELSSILDKALLSIAPDELGVINSRWRGYTAASDSYWRDYHQLIARIVIGTGLLLLISLSWNAYMRRQIKHRKMAERALNDQFEFMRALVNETPHPIYVRDRKGLLQTCNDSYLQVFDVKREDVIGKNVMQISTALAAETAQSHADYQRVVAEGNPLILDRVLHIRGKKLTIYHWILPYRDSVGEVQGIIGGWIDISERRQLFEELRDAKERADEANRAKSTFLATMSHEIRTPMNAVIGMLELTLKRADQGHLDRPAIEVAYNSAKDLLELIGDILDIARIESGRLSLAPERVNLREVIESVVRVFDGLARQKTLSLVLEFTPHLEDTEVLIDPLRFKQVLSNLVSNAIKFTEQGQVKIKVEVLPTQLPQQVEMKLVVEDTGIGISRDDQARLFEPFAQADNSGQLARSGAGLGLVICRSLCAMMGGQLSLSSVPMVGTQVHVSLKMARLQSVLPVDELKPEVPATAPVLNVLVVDDHPANRLLMCQQLGYLGHQFTAAQNGSAGFQAWRQAHFDLVIADCNMPIMNGYELSRSIREYEQREQLPPCVVLGFTANAQPEEKQRCAEAGMNDCLFKPISLTALERQLARISPQASNPILDLGNFEALTGGDLHMSRRLLEELLSSSRRDRQELLTLLAAQASLQDIIEQAHKIKGAARIVQAGALASQCEALEQACARGDAAALIEDGVKTLEKLMLELERMLQAQLQALDSQ, from the coding sequence ATGCCCACGTGTATAAAGGACTATCTGATTTTATTGAGTGCCGGTTTGTGCATCAGTACTGCCGTGCCTGCAACCCCCCTAACGGGCCCGGAACACTTAAACTTACTGAGTCGCGCAAGCGCCGTACAACTTGAAACCCAACTGAGCAGGTCCCAACGCCTCTGGCTACAGAACAAACGTGAATTGGTGCTGGGTACCGCGGCCCCCGACTACCCGCCCTTCGACCTCACTTCCAGCGGGCGCGACTATGAAGGGCTTACCGCTGACTACGCCGGCCTCCTGGCCAAGACGCTGGCCCTGCCGGTCAAAGTATTGCGCTACACCTCCCGAGAGGCCGCGATCCGCGCCCTCGAAGCGGGAGAGATCGATCTGCTCGGCTCCTCCAACGGCTTCGAGGCGGCAAACCCCAACCTCACGCTGTCGGAGCCCTACGCGGTGGATCGGCCGGTGATGGTCACCCGCGAAAACGAGACTCGCAGCCTAAACGATGGGCTGGCCGGGATGCGCCTTGCACTGGTCTACCACTACTTGCCCCTTGCGGACGTGGAAAAGCTGTACCCCAAGGCGATCATCCGCGCCTATCCCTCTTACCAAAATGCCTTGAATGCAGTGGCATTTGAACAGGCCGACGTGTTTCTCGGCGATACCATTTCCACCCATTACATGATCAACAAGGGCTATCTCAAGAACATCCGCATGGCGAACTTCGGCAAACATGAAGCCTATGGGTTCAGCTTCGCGATGCACGGGCACCAACACACGCTGTCGAGCATCGTCGACGCCGTGCTGGGGGCGGTGCCCACCAATGAGCGGGAAACGATCGCCAAACGCTGGAGTGCCGGCAGCGACATACTGCTGACCGACCAGAAGCTGCAGCTGACTCAGCGGGAAGAACGCTGGATCAGAGACAACCCAGTGGTCAAGGTGATCGTGAACGCAACCTTCGCACCACTGACGTTCTTCGACAACGACGGGAATTTTCGCGGCATCACCGCCGACCTGCTGGAGCTGATTCGCCTGCGTACCGGTTTACGCTTCGAGATCCAGCGCGGGCGCGACGTGAGCGCGATAATCAAAGAGGTCGAGAGCGGCAAGGCAGACATCATCGGCGCGATCACCCCCAGTGCCGAACGCGACGCCCTATTGAGCTTCAGCCGTCCCTACCTGGAAAACTCCTACGTCATGTTGACGCGCAAAGAAGACCAGGCCCCCACCGGTCTTGAGGAAATGGGAGGCAAGCGCCTGGCGATTACCCAGGGCAACCCACTGAAGAAATTCCTGCAAGACAACTTCCCGACGATCCACCTGGTGGAAACCGGTGACACCTTCCAAGCGTCTGAGCTGCTGGTACTCGGCCAGGTGGACGGCGCAGTGAATACCTTGGTTGTCGCCAACTACCTGCTGTCTTCCCATGTGTTCCAGGACAAGGTGCAAATCAGCTTCAGCATTGGCACCACCCCCGCCGCCTTTTCCCTGGCAACCTCGCGCAGCGCCACCGAACTCAGCTCGATTCTCGACAAGGCCTTGCTCAGCATCGCCCCGGATGAGCTGGGCGTGATCAACAGCCGTTGGCGGGGCTACACCGCAGCCTCCGACAGCTATTGGCGCGACTATCACCAACTGATCGCCCGCATCGTCATCGGCACGGGGTTGTTGCTGCTGATTTCGCTGAGCTGGAACGCCTACATGCGCCGCCAGATCAAGCACCGCAAAATGGCTGAGCGCGCCCTCAATGATCAGTTCGAATTCATGCGCGCGCTGGTCAATGAAACCCCGCATCCCATCTACGTGCGCGATCGCAAGGGCCTGCTGCAGACCTGCAATGACAGCTACCTGCAGGTGTTCGACGTCAAACGCGAAGACGTGATCGGTAAAAACGTGATGCAGATCAGCACCGCGCTTGCCGCCGAGACGGCGCAATCCCATGCCGACTATCAACGGGTGGTGGCCGAAGGCAACCCGCTGATTCTGGATCGCGTCCTGCATATCCGTGGGAAAAAACTGACGATCTACCACTGGATCCTGCCGTACCGCGACTCTGTCGGTGAGGTCCAGGGCATCATTGGCGGCTGGATCGACATCAGCGAACGACGCCAGTTATTCGAAGAACTTCGCGACGCCAAGGAGCGCGCCGACGAAGCCAACCGCGCCAAGAGCACTTTCCTTGCCACCATGAGCCACGAAATCCGCACACCGATGAACGCCGTGATCGGCATGCTGGAGCTGACCCTCAAGCGCGCAGACCAGGGCCACCTCGACCGCCCGGCCATCGAAGTGGCCTACAACTCGGCCAAGGATCTGCTGGAATTGATCGGCGATATCCTCGACATCGCCCGTATCGAGTCCGGCCGCCTGAGCCTGGCGCCGGAGCGCGTCAACCTGCGGGAAGTGATCGAGTCGGTGGTGCGCGTCTTCGACGGCCTGGCACGCCAGAAAACCCTTAGCCTGGTGCTCGAGTTCACTCCCCACCTTGAAGACACCGAAGTGTTGATCGACCCCCTGCGCTTCAAGCAGGTGCTGTCCAACCTGGTCAGCAATGCGATCAAGTTCACCGAACAGGGCCAGGTGAAGATCAAGGTGGAGGTACTCCCCACCCAGCTGCCGCAGCAGGTCGAGATGAAACTGGTGGTGGAAGACACCGGCATCGGTATCAGCCGGGACGACCAGGCGCGCCTGTTCGAACCCTTTGCCCAGGCCGACAACTCCGGGCAACTTGCCAGGAGCGGGGCCGGCCTGGGCCTGGTGATCTGCCGCAGCCTGTGCGCAATGATGGGCGGCCAACTGAGCCTGAGCAGCGTGCCCATGGTCGGCACCCAAGTGCACGTGAGCCTGAAGATGGCGCGCCTGCAGTCTGTGCTGCCGGTGGACGAGCTCAAGCCCGAAGTGCCCGCGACGGCGCCCGTACTCAACGTGCTGGTGGTGGATGATCACCCGGCGAACCGCCTTTTGATGTGCCAGCAACTCGGCTACCTGGGTCACCAGTTCACCGCTGCCCAAAACGGCTCAGCCGGTTTCCAGGCATGGCGCCAGGCGCACTTCGACCTGGTGATCGCCGACTGCAACATGCCCATCATGAATGGCTACGAGTTGAGTCGTTCGATCCGCGAATATGAACAGCGCGAGCAACTGCCGCCCTGTGTCGTGCTGGGCTTTACCGCCAATGCCCAGCCCGAAGAGAAGCAGCGTTGCGCAGAAGCAGGCATGAACGACTGCCTGTTCAAACCCATCAGCCTCACCGCGCTGGAGCGGCAACTGGCACGGATCAGCCCCCAGGCGAGCAACCCGATCCTGGACCTCGGCAACTTCGAGGCCCTGACCGGTGGCGACCTGCACATGAGCCGACGCCTGCTGGAAGAACTGTTGAGCAGCAGTCGTCGGGATCGCCAGGAATTGCTCACGCTGCTGGCCGCGCAGGCATCCCTCCAGGACATCATCGAACAGGCGCACAAGATCAAGGGCGCTGCGCGCATCGTGCAAGCTGGCGCACTGGCCTCACAGTGTGAAGCCCTTGAACAGGCATGCGCCCGGGGCGACGCCGCTGCCCTGATCGAAGACGGGGTGAAAACCCTGGAAAAACTGATGCTGGAACTGGAAAGGATGCTGCAAGCGCAGCTTCAGGCATTGGATAGCCAATAA
- a CDS encoding phage holin family protein, with protein MSIGESSSSTGTTSRRLGAAVLGLLHSHVELFGIELQEQKARTVSLLLFAGLALVFALLLLVGLSTLVMILVWDTGYRLTGIICLCVFYSLAAAFCGVRLKAAVFDESTPFHATLEELANDRERLLP; from the coding sequence ATGTCTATCGGCGAAAGCAGCTCGTCCACGGGCACAACCTCTCGACGTCTGGGCGCGGCCGTTCTGGGCTTGCTGCACAGCCATGTCGAACTGTTTGGCATTGAATTGCAGGAGCAGAAGGCGCGCACCGTCAGCCTGCTGCTGTTTGCTGGCTTGGCGTTGGTGTTTGCCCTGCTGTTGCTGGTGGGGTTGTCGACGCTGGTGATGATCCTGGTGTGGGACACCGGTTACCGCCTGACCGGGATCATTTGCCTTTGTGTGTTCTACAGCCTGGCCGCAGCCTTCTGCGGGGTGCGCTTGAAAGCGGCGGTGTTCGATGAATCCACGCCGTTCCACGCCACCCTCGAAGAGCTGGCCAATGACCGGGAGCGCCTGCTGCCATGA
- a CDS encoding monovalent cation:proton antiporter-2 (CPA2) family protein, with protein sequence MRVFANLLIILASSLVVIALFRRLQLPPVLGYLCVGLAVGPTALDWVNDNEDLPDLAEMGVVFLLFSLGLEFSLTKMLALRRVVFGLGSLQVLGCGVLLGGLLMALGVAPGIALLLGAGLALSSTAIVSKELTSLGEIFSSHGQNAIGVLLFQDVVAVLLLTLVPVFAGSSEQAWYLALPLTLGKTVVLFVGLLFASRWLLPRLFREVAASHSAELFVLLALVIVLLTAWLTHLLGLSPALGAFLAGMLLGESHYRHQIEADIRPFRDILLGLFFVSIGMLIDLQLFLSHSLLILGLTLALMLVKGCVVAALVKLRGSDSETAWRSGLALAQGGEFCFALMAQMQQSRLIPDEFNGLLLAATFCSMLLTPLLLRAAPVIALRLHRTPNQQVQLEHITALNAELRGHAVICGYGRVGQSIGRFLRGERQAFIALDDDPERVQEAAPEDSSVHYGDCRRGALLSAVGLERARLVVIAVDNSDVALTVLKEARRINPEVPILVRTRDDSQWAELKAAGATEVVPELLESSLMLASHALALLGLPEQQVQARVDEVRHNRYRLLHGVDSPPVNPD encoded by the coding sequence ATGCGTGTGTTTGCCAACCTGCTGATCATTCTGGCCTCCTCCCTGGTGGTGATTGCGTTGTTTCGCCGGCTGCAATTGCCGCCCGTGCTGGGTTACCTGTGCGTGGGCCTGGCCGTGGGGCCGACCGCGCTGGACTGGGTAAATGACAACGAAGACCTGCCCGACCTCGCCGAGATGGGCGTGGTCTTCCTGTTGTTTTCCCTGGGCCTGGAATTTTCCCTGACCAAGATGCTGGCCCTGCGCCGCGTGGTCTTTGGCCTGGGCAGTTTGCAAGTGCTGGGCTGCGGCGTACTCCTGGGAGGCTTGTTGATGGCCCTGGGGGTGGCGCCCGGCATCGCCTTGCTGCTCGGCGCGGGCCTGGCGTTGTCGTCCACGGCCATCGTCAGCAAGGAGTTGACCAGCCTCGGCGAGATCTTCAGCAGCCACGGCCAGAACGCGATTGGCGTGCTGCTGTTCCAGGACGTAGTGGCGGTGTTGCTGCTGACCCTGGTGCCGGTGTTTGCCGGCAGTAGCGAGCAAGCCTGGTACCTGGCGCTGCCGCTGACCCTGGGTAAAACCGTGGTGTTATTTGTCGGCCTGCTGTTTGCCAGCCGCTGGCTGCTGCCGCGCCTGTTTCGTGAGGTAGCCGCCTCGCACTCCGCCGAGTTATTTGTGCTGCTGGCACTGGTGATCGTGTTGCTCACCGCGTGGCTTACGCATCTGCTGGGGTTGTCCCCTGCCCTCGGTGCGTTTCTGGCCGGCATGCTGCTGGGCGAAAGCCATTACCGTCATCAGATCGAAGCGGATATACGCCCGTTTCGCGACATCCTCCTGGGGCTGTTTTTTGTCAGCATCGGTATGCTGATCGACCTGCAATTGTTCCTCAGCCACAGCCTGTTGATCCTCGGCCTGACCCTCGCGCTGATGCTGGTAAAGGGCTGCGTGGTCGCCGCCCTGGTCAAGCTGCGCGGCAGCGACAGTGAAACCGCCTGGCGCAGCGGCCTGGCCCTGGCCCAGGGCGGCGAGTTCTGTTTTGCCTTGATGGCGCAGATGCAGCAGAGCCGGCTGATCCCGGATGAGTTCAACGGGCTGCTGCTCGCCGCCACGTTCTGCTCCATGCTGCTGACGCCGCTCTTGCTCAGGGCCGCACCGGTGATCGCCCTGCGCCTGCATCGCACGCCCAACCAGCAGGTGCAACTGGAACACATCACGGCACTCAACGCCGAGCTACGTGGCCATGCAGTGATTTGCGGGTATGGCCGCGTGGGGCAATCCATCGGGCGCTTTCTACGCGGCGAGAGACAAGCCTTTATCGCCTTGGATGACGACCCGGAGCGGGTGCAGGAAGCCGCCCCCGAAGACAGCAGCGTGCACTACGGCGACTGCCGCCGTGGCGCCCTGCTCAGCGCGGTCGGCCTGGAACGCGCGCGCTTGGTGGTGATTGCCGTGGACAACAGCGACGTCGCGCTGACGGTGCTGAAAGAGGCCAGAAGGATCAACCCCGAGGTGCCCATCCTGGTGCGCACCCGCGATGACAGCCAATGGGCAGAACTGAAAGCCGCAGGCGCCACCGAAGTGGTGCCCGAGCTATTGGAGTCGAGCCTGATGCTTGCTTCCCACGCCTTGGCCCTGCTGGGCCTGCCGGAGCAACAGGTGCAAGCGCGGGTGGATGAAGTGCGGCATAACCGTTACCGCCTGTTGCACGGGGTTGATTCGCCGCCGGTCAATCCTGACTGA
- a CDS encoding deoxyguanosinetriphosphate triphosphohydrolase translates to MDWPTLLTRERLGKPLHSPEELGRSPFHKDHDRIIFSGAFRRLGRKTQVHPVSSNDHIHTRLTHSLEVSCVGRSLGMRVGETLRGALPDWCDPSDLGMVVQSACLAHDIGNPPFGHSGEDAIRHWFQQAAGRGWLDDMSTAERNDFLNFEGNAQGFRVLTQLEYHQFDGGTRLTYATLGTYLKYPWTARHADALGYKKHKFGCYQSELPILEQIAHKLGLPQLEEQRWARHPLVYLMEAADDICYALIDLEDGLEMELLEYAEVESLLLNLVGDDLPQTYRQLGPQDSRRRKLAILRGKAIEHLTNAAAQAFVEQQDALLAGALPGDLVEHMHGPAKRCVLDAKDMARKKIFQDKRKTLHEIGAYTTLEILLNAFCGAALEQHGGRTPSFKNRRILDLLGNNAPNPAWPLHASFLRMIDFIAGMTDSYATEMAREMTGRSSPQ, encoded by the coding sequence TTGGATTGGCCCACCCTGCTTACCCGCGAACGCCTTGGAAAACCCCTGCACAGCCCGGAAGAACTGGGCCGCAGCCCATTTCACAAAGACCACGACCGCATTATCTTCTCCGGTGCGTTTCGCCGCCTGGGCCGCAAGACCCAAGTGCATCCGGTGTCCAGCAACGACCATATCCACACGCGCCTGACCCATTCCCTGGAAGTCAGCTGCGTCGGCCGCTCCCTTGGCATGCGCGTGGGTGAAACCCTGCGCGGCGCCCTGCCCGACTGGTGCGACCCGAGCGACCTGGGCATGGTGGTGCAATCGGCTTGCCTGGCCCACGACATCGGCAACCCACCGTTCGGGCACTCCGGCGAAGATGCCATCCGCCATTGGTTCCAACAGGCAGCAGGACGCGGCTGGCTGGATGACATGAGCACCGCCGAGCGCAATGACTTCCTCAACTTCGAAGGCAATGCCCAAGGCTTCCGCGTGCTCACCCAGCTGGAATACCACCAGTTCGACGGCGGTACACGGCTGACCTACGCGACCCTGGGCACTTACCTGAAATACCCCTGGACCGCCCGCCACGCCGACGCCCTGGGCTACAAGAAGCACAAGTTCGGCTGCTATCAGAGCGAACTGCCGATCCTCGAGCAGATCGCCCACAAGCTTGGCCTGCCACAACTCGAAGAACAGCGTTGGGCGCGCCACCCACTGGTCTACCTGATGGAAGCGGCGGACGATATCTGCTACGCCTTGATCGACCTGGAAGACGGCCTGGAAATGGAGTTGCTCGAATACGCCGAGGTCGAGTCACTGCTACTCAACCTGGTCGGCGATGACCTGCCACAGACCTATCGACAACTCGGCCCCCAGGATTCCCGTCGACGCAAGTTGGCGATCCTGCGCGGCAAGGCCATCGAACACCTGACCAATGCGGCAGCCCAGGCCTTCGTCGAACAACAGGATGCCTTGCTGGCCGGTGCCCTGCCCGGCGACCTGGTAGAGCACATGCACGGCCCGGCCAAACGCTGCGTGCTGGACGCCAAAGACATGGCGCGCAAGAAAATCTTCCAGGACAAGCGCAAGACCCTGCATGAGATCGGCGCCTACACCACCTTGGAAATCCTCCTGAACGCCTTTTGCGGCGCAGCGCTGGAGCAACATGGCGGGCGCACGCCGTCCTTCAAGAACCGGCGCATTCTCGACCTGCTGGGCAACAACGCGCCTAACCCGGCGTGGCCGTTGCACGCTTCATTCCTGCGCATGATCGACTTTATCGCCGGCATGACCGACAGCTACGCCACCGAGATGGCACGAGAGATGACCGGGCGTTCCAGCCCACAATAA